One window of the Micromonas commoda chromosome 9, complete sequence genome contains the following:
- the CHP1 gene encoding predicted protein (Cys/His-containing conserved protein of unknown function): protein MAGAAEGAPPAGDSDPTEPPRCTHVIVKRGKTKTCRQYAKPGTSPPICGNHLHAVHPSDRIPCEHCGTPVLTREMKKHVGKCPAYLRVADAESMPYFARDANLGSDDENVGAEPSSSSLPENEAVRLPRGEELRALVAKVRRACSDAGIDANTPTLEPMSDARCDAAVARLAAAAARASGGGGGVGGRATRIAPFNPRHARQQASIVSHMAAAGLVRVRSSDVPHDDASRSPAYVELGAGRGYLSHFLMDAYGPNDLVLVERRAYRFKAERNIRGGTSVGGGRAGTSGDGSAPASAPGASPGTKVERLRVDIKDLDIAGVEAVKGRDVVVTGKHLCGSATDLALRCCLANTNGGCDGDKSSAAACRVTGVALATCCHHRSDWRSYVNKPFLRDLGFGRDDFPRLARMSSWACDGAAPGVGSVKRPRSPTGDVDEDEHQQPIEEADDGEMSKAEKHEIGGMIKTLIDVGRLRWLNERGLSGRLVGYVDTGVSPENRLIVVSRGEGR, encoded by the coding sequence atggcgggcgcggcggaaggcgcgccgcccgccggcgaTTCCGATCCCACTGAACCGCCGCGATGCACGCACGTCATCGTCAAGCGCGGCAAGACCAAGACGTGCCGGCAGTACGCCAAGCCCGGCACGTCCCCGCCCATCTGTGGCAACCACCTTCACGCCGTCCACCCCTCCGACAGGATCCCGTGCGAGCACTGCGGGACGCCGGTGCTGACGCGCGAGATGAAGAAGCACGTGGGTAAGTGTCCGGCGTACCTTAGAGTCGCGGATGCCGAGTCCATGCCGTActtcgcgcgcgatgccAACCTCGGAAGCGACGATGAGAACGTCGGTGCCgagccatcgtcgtcgtcgcttcCGGAAAACGAGGCGGTGCGccttccccgcggcgaggagctgaGGGCGCTGGTGGCCAAGGTCCGGCGCGCGTGCTCCGATGCGGGCATCGACGCGAACACGCCGACGCTAGAGCCGATGTCTGACGCGAGGTGCGAtgccgcggtcgcgaggctcgcggcggcggcggcgcgcgcgagcggcggcggcgggggcgtcggcggccgaGCGACTCGCATCGCCCCGTTCAACCCAAGGCACGCGCGGCAGCAGGCATCCATCGTCTCGCACATGGCCGCGGCCGGCCTCGTCCGGGTTCGATCTTCCGACGTTCctcacgacgacgcgagtcGTTCGCCCGCGTacgtcgagctcggagcGGGACGGGGGTACCTGTCCCACTTCCTGATGGACGCGTACGGTCCCAACGACCTCGTGTTGGTGGAGCGGCGAGCGTACAGGTTCAAAGCCGAGCGAAACATACGGGGAGGAACGAGCGTGGGAGGGGGAAGGGCGGGCACCTCCGGGGACgggtcggcacccgcgtcggcacccggtGCGTCACCCGGGACGAAGGTCGAGCGCCTTCGCGTGGACATCAAGGACCTCGACATCGCCGGAGTCGAAGCCGTCAAGGGCCGCGACGTGGTCGTCACCGGGAAACACCTCTGCGGTTCCGCGACCGACCTGGCGCTGCGATGTTGCCTGGCGAACACGAACGGTGGATGCGATGGAGACaaatcgtcggcggcggcgtgtcgcgtcaccggcgtcgcgctggccACGTGCTGTCACCACAGAAGCGATTGGCGATCCTACGTCAATAAGCCGTTTTTGCGCGATTTGGGATTCGGCAGGGACGATTTTCCGAGGCTCGCAAGGATGTCTTCGTGGGcgtgcgacggcgccgcgccgggcgtcggcAGTGTCAagcgcccgcgttcgcccacgggcgacgtggacgaggacgagcatCAACAACCGATCGaagaggcggacgacggggagatGTCAAAGGCCGAAAAGCACGAAATCGGAGGGATGATCAAGACGCTCATAGACGTCGGCCGGTTGCGGTGGCTCAACGAACGGGGCTTATCGGGACGTCTGGTAGGGTACGTGGACACGGGAGTGTCCCCGGAGAATAGGCTCATCGTGGTATCGCGCGGTGAGGGTAGATAG
- the DLST gene encoding dihydrolipoyllysine-residue succinyltransferase (Dihydrolipoyllysine-residue succinyltransferase which is a component of 2-oxoglutarate dehydrogenase complex) gives MGDSITEGSIASVLKQPGDSVEVDEVIAQIETDKVTIDVRAPAAGIVKDVLVKEGDSVNVGQAVCTLEEGGAAPAKKGGKKAAAKEAPAAAAGPTADIEVPPMGDSITEGAIAALVKKPGEACAADEVIAQIETDKVTIDVRAPSAGIVEGWSVNEGDTVTVGQAIARFTPGAAGAEPAAPKGAAAPAAPKADAAVLPAAKSLKPATPAPAAPPAVSPAASSAPAVGSRGETRVKMTRLRMRVAERLKSAQNTYAMLTTFNEIDMSNLMSMRTQYKDQFMEKHGVKLGFMSAFIKASARALKAEPAVNAIIDGDEIVYRDYVDVSVAVSAPKGLVVPVLRNVDAMTFADVERSIATYGKKAKDGTLSIDEMTGGTFTISNGGVFGSLNGTPIINPPQSAILGMHSIVQRPVVINGEIVARPMMNVALTYDHRLVDGREAVTFLKMIKEAVEDPRRLLLDL, from the coding sequence ATGGGCGACTCCATCACCGAGGGGTCGATCGCCTCAGTTCTCAAGCAACCCGGCGATtccgtcgaggtcgacgaggtcATCGCCCAGATCGAGACCGACAAGGTCACCATCGACGTAagggcgcccgccgcggggatcgtcaaggacgtcctcgtcaaGGAGGGCGACAGCGTCAACGTCGGGCAGGCGGTGTGCacgctcgaggagggcggagcggcgcccgcgaagaagggcggcaagaaggcggcggcgaaggaggctcCCGCCGCAGCGGCTGGACCCACCGCGGACATCGAGGTGCCGCCCATGGGCGACTCCATCACCGAGGgagccatcgcggcgctcgtcaagAAGCCCGGCGAGGCttgcgccgcggacgaggtcaTCGCGCAGATCGAAACGGATAAGGTGACcatcgacgtccgcgcgccgtccgcgggaATCGTCGAGGGCTGGTCCGTGAACGAGGGCGacaccgtcaccgtcgggCAGGCCATCGCTCGATTcaccccgggcgccgcgggcgccgagcccgccgcgcccaagggtgccgccgcgcccgcggcccccaaggcggacgccgcggtgctcccCGCGGCCAAGTCGCTCAAACCAGCGACAccggctcccgccgcgccgccagctgtgtcgccagCCGCCTcttccgcccccgcggtcggGTCGCGAGGCGAGACCCGCGTGAAGATGACGCGGCTTCgcatgcgcgtcgcggagaggcTCAAGTCCGCGCAGAACACCTACGCCATGCTCACCACGTTCAACGAGATCGACATGTCCAACTTGATGTCCATGCGAACCCAGTACAAGGATCAGTTCATGGAGAAGCACGGCGTCAAGCTCGGGTTCATGTCCGCGTTCATCAAGGCGTCGGCCAGGGCGCTGAAGGCTGAGCCCGCGGTCAACGCCATcatcgacggggacgagatCGTCTACCGCGATTACGTcgacgtctccgtcgcggtctCCGCGCCCAAGGGTCTCGTCGTGCCCGTCTTGCGTaacgtcgacgccatgaCCTTTGCGGATGTCGAAcggtccatcgcgacgtACGGTAAAAAGGCGAAGGACGGCACCCTCTCCATCGACGAGATGACCGGGGGAACGTTCACGATCAGCAACGGCGGCGTGTTCGGATCCCTCAACGGCACGCCGATCATCAACCCGCCGCAgtccgccatcctcggcatGCACAGCATCGTGCAGCGGCCCGTGGTGATCAACGGCGAGATTGTCGCCAGGCCGATGATGAACGTGGCGCTCACGTACGACCACAGGCTCGTGGACGGGCGGGAGGCGGTGACGTTCCTGAAGATGATcaaggaggcggtggaggaccCGCGGCGTTTGCTGCTGGACCTGTGA
- a CDS encoding predicted protein, translating into MTSTSLPKPRLLMPRYTDAQVFRVISAFLSRREFTFTQSMLAKEAVAKGLVSAGDGDGDDDLGDEALGEHLAFLLAQLADEGGDEDAGEEDETGTDADHLERVAEDAGGDDDHDHDHDSERDGEDREDDEHEGDAFAADAATEATEIDRKSIEPESNDGSRRVRRKKTLAKEADEAAADAPDDEEPAEDDAIGDILADDEVDDLEDIDDDATHGANDADEDKNTTATATTTVTKTTVAKPAASDAPTDATGAITNVGGDGGGEEDEVAQLRAAAARTRVGGNKSGGGGRGGGGGRERGSRGSPKPEPPRGSQGGSAGGGGRRPSNLGGGRPNSGFHGPPLPNGPPPMGREPPHMQRRGPPPAGGPRGPGPMGGRGPMPMGGPRNDPPPRAFPPMDDPGWGPAVGRGRGGRGGRGPPMRGGGRGPPPGPHQGGRAQQGGRGGRGNLGGRGQKRKMAGGY; encoded by the coding sequence atgacgtcgacaTCTCTTCCCAAGCCGCGGCTCTTGATGCCGCGGTACACGGACGCGCAGGTTTTCCGCGTCATCTCCGCTTTCCTGTCCAGGCGCGAGTTCACCTTCACGCAGAGCAtgctcgcgaaggaggcggtcGCGAAGGGGCTCGtgagcgcgggggacggagacggcgacgacgatctcggcgacgaggcgctcggcgagcatCTTGCGTTCCTTctcgcacagctggcggacgagggcggcgatgaagacgcaggagaggaggacgagacgGGGACGGATGCCGATCACctggagcgcgtcgccgaagatgcgggcggcgacgacgaccacgaccacgaccacgacagcgagcgcgacggggaagatcgggaggacgacgagcacgagggcgatgcgttcgccgcggacgccgcgacggaggccaCCGAGATCGACCGCAAGAGCATCGAGCCCGAATCGAACGACGGCAGCCGACGCGTGCGCAGGAAAAAGACCCTCGCCAAGGAAGCCGACGaggcagccgccgacgcgcccgacgacgaggaacccgccgaggacgacgccatcggcgacatactcgccgacgacgaggtggacgacctcgaggacatcgacgacgacgcgacgcacggggcaaacgacgccgatgaggaCAAAaacacgacggcgacggcgactaCAACCGTCACCAAAACGACCGTCGCCAAACCCGCCGCTTCGGATGCCCCGACCGACGCCACGGGCGCCATCACCaacgtgggcggcgacggcggcggcgaggaggatgaggtcgcgcagcttcgcgccgccgccgcgaggacgagggtcGGCGGCAAcaagagcggcggcggtggacgcgggggcgggggcggaagGGAGAGGGGATCCCGCGGTTCCCCAAAGCCGGAGCCCCCTCGAGGATCGCAGGGCGgctccgccggcggcggaggtcggCGACCGagcaacctcggcggcggcaggccCAACAGCGGTTTTCACGGCCCGCCCTTGCCGAACGGGCCGCCCCCGATGggacgcgaaccgccgcACATGCAGAGGCGcggtccgccgcccgcgggcgggccCAGGGGTCCGGGCCCGATGGGGGGCCGGGGTCCGATGCCGATGGGGGGGCCGCGCAacgacccgccgccccgcgcgtttCCTCCGATGGACGATCCGGGCTGGGGACCCGCcgtcgggcggggacggggcgggcgaggcggacgcgggcctCCGatgcgcggaggcggacgcgggccgccgcccgggccgcACCAAGGCGGACGGGCCCAGCAAGGTGGCCGCGGGGGCAGGGGAAacctcggcggacgcggacagAAGCGCAAAATGGCAGGCGGATACTGA
- a CDS encoding predicted protein, producing MASLKMKVDELSRELAAKEAELSVKEAQAAEAAGNQSAINEANELIDALKAEQDKASAETARLRSELESVTEQLDAAKKNLEENESAAASLAEVTARVVTLESERNAAAAEIVTLRGELEAMRGKDDGASAEDLMYLKNVVVKLLEMPGHKDHLEVLPVLATLLKFTPDETRRCRDGIMNGLAAEEDIIADTVGQGLEAVGSAVSSVTSMFSIFGSSSNSAAAVPASPRAAPAAGGEGGGLRRVASRDASSPVAARPDGTGDAFNPFARR from the coding sequence ATGGCATCGCTCAAGATGAAGGTTGACGAGTTGTCGCGCGAACTTGCCGCAAAGGAGGCTGAGCTGTCAGTTaaggaggcgcaggcggcggaggcggcgggcaaTCAAAGCGCGATCAACGAAGCTAACGAGCTtatcgacgcgctcaaggctgagcAGGATAAGGCGTCTGCGGAGACCGCCCGGCTTCGTTCGGAGCTCGAGTCTGTCACCGAGCAGCTCGATGCGGCGAAAAAGAATCTCGAGGAAAACGAGTCGgcagccgcgtcgctcgccgaggtgaccgcgcgggtcgtcaCGCTCGAATCTGAGcgaaacgccgccgccgccgagattGTCACACTCCGCGGGGAGCTCGAGGCTATGCGTGGGAAAGATGACGGCGCAAGCGCCGAGGACCTGATGTACCTCAAGAATGTGGTGGTGAAACTGTTGGAGATGCCGGGTCACAAGGACCACCTCGAAGTTCTCCCCGTGTTGGCCACGCTGTTGAAATTCACGCCGGACGAAACCCGTAGGTGCAGGGACGGGATCATGAatgggctcgccgcggaggaggacatcATAGCGGACACGGTCGGGCAGGGGCTCGAGGCGGTCGGCTCTGCGGTGTCGAGCGTCACGAGCATGTTCTCCATCTTCGGTTCATCGTCAaactcggccgcggcggtgccggcgtcgccgagagcGGCACCtgccgcggggggcgaggggggcgggCTCAGACGCGTGGCGTCGCGTGACGCGTCCTCTCCGGTGGCTGCGCGACCGGACGGGACGGGAGATGCGTTTAATCCGTTCGCTAGGCGGTGA
- the THO2 gene encoding predicted protein (mRNA transcription-export coupling THO complex, subunit 2), with protein MASYPGIKATLVTGDVIGKIKAGKAVTGVDATKARRYLVELCWSVLRDELDPSDVAPAIRGAFQDHAVASSNFADVIWLASLETEMLPDVRSKLVELAKALCDGDRGGGEPLLTRELLIERCEGEFLEECGLIPSSVGWKKKEVRINTRLVYTQNKFNLLREESEGYSKLITALAEFGRSGDGVAAAAVRSVQSLIGYFDLDPNRALDLVLDAYEHAPTQDGFMELLGLFRKGAHAQVLGFKFQNHAKASEAAANAAANRAEADDSDGEEGEEGEEGEEGEEEEGEAAAGDAKDGGNRRKTADDKGDKPMRAKRRENEAEPIPETPASLYALAAKLVGAGVVDLDALYAHLSPTDDAAVERHVANVETRLNAAKRIGAVNLLAKADDSKAESSAPDPYTVAITPPNDPRDQKLGLLRGFLAVGDVDGATAMIGRLKNLGLDPAEDPEVQRALCETLKATIAECYGLAAPAGAKAAVEARGDTAGMEAPDAKGALMPDEAFERLRLLGPYVASDVALHTRLVRCVRHHMIAASLAGDKEAAAKGEEAMGSSLIPALGLIHANPGAVFETWSVLELLPVTTRFRLYSEWKSSFERDPGSALETRRPQFAAAKRVAEQDTMKVMRRLSKENVKEFGRKLAKSAHGNPLAVMSSIAVQIEAYTNMIAPVCDAFKYLTPLGYDVLTFVIIEKLAEGREKLKDDGQNVSLWLSALATFCGHLAKKYSAIELSALLQYLVNTLKDNQSLDLLVLKELITRMTGKESLEDMSDAQVEAMAGGETLRSEAINFNNDMAPKARAKGVARLKEALQKGTLGGDPLTVPLLVLIAQTRQAIIFKTDSKHLKLVSQLYDGCQETFFHYCDFLEQAFDDQEYAATVPSLKALVHDYGLEPGVAFHIYRPVLRHLKPRPTPSKDKSVDECNESVALDIGGVKMTWKELLETVRGMLPEETWADISPELYLAFWSLTLYDLYVPRARYEAEVDKCRAALDVLDNQRDSGTRDEQAKRKKEKDRLKDLIDKLQKELDAQERAVAARTKRLMIEKDQYLVDLPNHGNTVGRLVEQCVFPRCVFSHADAMYCARFVERLHLLDTPYFATVQHYNLTLTVVAQLVFSCTEYEAGRLGKFLNETLTQLSVWKGDEATYEKECTAVSGFNMKFADPSSKKVSYEEFVKLVYKWHLRIAKSFLSCLEGDNYLEIRNSLMVLTKVVKVFPAISRIGAHILRKVEKIKENDERGDLKTMAARYLAMLQREKPGWKADNHFNPYLPPDPKEKEKEERERKAKEEAASKGGGGSKRGRGGDGKGGKDASLNADAQEFTPGKDNAKKEEKKKDERSDRNVRGGSSKTSDASNKKDDVGSKGSGGGGGGRGGDRDRNTRDVRGGSKDTVDNKGADNKRRRDDDRGEDNGDNKRPRKSEDVSRGGGGRGRGRDEEPPPRGGRGGGRDTSRDRGGHQDDRRTGGGRNVRGGGGGGGRPAPRGRR; from the exons ATGGCGTCCTACCCCGGCATCAAGGCGacgctcgtcaccggcgatGTGATCGGCAAGATCAAGGCCGGCAAG GCGGTgaccggcgtggacgcgacgaaggcgcgcAGGTATCTCGTCGAGCTCTGCTGGAGCGTGctccgcgatgagctcgacccgagcgacgtggcgccggcgatccGCGGCGCCTTCCAGGACCAcgcggtcgcgtcctcgAACTTCGCGGACGTCATctggctcgcgtcgctggaaACCGAGATGCTCCCGGACGTTCGCTCGAAACTTgtggagctcgccaaggcgctctgcgacggcgacaggggcggcggcgagcctctgctgacgcgcgagctcctcatCGAGAGGTGCGAGGGAGAGTTCCTGGAGGAGTGCGGCCTCATCCCGTCCTCCGTCGGGtggaagaagaaggaggttCGCATCAACACCAGGCTCGTCTACACCCAAAACAAGTTCAACCTGCTGCGGGAAGAGAGCGAAGGATACTCCAAGCTGAtcaccgcgctggcggagttTGGGCgatcgggcgacggcgtcgccgccgccgccgtcaggTCGGTGCAATCGCTCATCGGGTACTTTGACCTCGACCCCAACCGGGCGTTGGACCTCGTGCTGGACGCGTACGAACACGCGCCGACGCAGGACGGCTTCATGGAGCTGCTGGGTCTGTTCCGTAAGGGTGCGCACGCGCAGGTGCTCGGTTTCAAGTTTCAGAACCACGCCaaggcgagcgaggcggcggcaaacgccgccgcgaacagaGCCGAAGCGGATgacagcgacggcgaggagggtgaggagggcgaggagggtgaggagggcgaggaggaggagggcgaggccgccgcgggagatGCCAAGGACGGGGGCAACAGACGAAAAACGGCGGACGACAAGGGCGACAAGCCAATGAGGGCTAAGAGACGAGAGAACGAAGCCGAGCCGATTCCGGAGACCCCCGCGAGTCTGTACGCCTTGGCTGCTAAATTGGTGGGAGCGGGTGTCGTCGATCTCGACGCCTTGTACGCGCATCTGTCCCCGACGGACGAtgccgcggtggagcggcACGTCGCCAACGTGGAGACCCGATtgaacgccgcgaagaggaTCGGGGCCGTGAACCTTctggccaaggctgacgacTCCAAGGCTGAATCTTCCGCGCCGGATCCGTACACGGTGGCGATCACGCCCCCTAACGACCCGCGGGACCAGAAGCTGGGGTTATTGCGGGGGTTCCTGGCGGTCGGagacgtggacggcgcgacggcgatgatcGGGCGGCTCAAGAacctcggcctcgaccccgccgaggacccgGAGGTTCAGAGGGCGCTCTGCGAAACCCTGAAGGCGACAATCGCCGAGTGTTACggactcgccgcgccggcgggcgccaaggctgccgtcGAAGCCAGGGGGGACACCGCCGGCATGGAGGCGCCCGATGCGAAGGGTGCGCTCATGCCCGACGAGGCGTTCGAGCGTCTGAGGCTCTTGGGACCGTACGTGGCGTCTGACGTCGCGTTACACACGAGGCTGGTTCGATGCGTCCGGCATCAcatgatcgccgcgtcgctcgccggggacaaggaagccgcggccaagggcgaggaggcgatgggTTCGAGCCTGATCCCCGCGCTGGGTCTGATACACGCGAACCCCGGCGCGGTGTTCGAGACCTGGAGCGTTCTGGAACTCCTTCCGGTGACGACCCGGTTCCGGCTCTACTCTGAGTGGAAGTCCTCATTCGAACGCGACCCAGGgtccgcgctcgagacgaGGCGACCGCAGTTCGCAGCCGCGAAGCGCGTGGCGGAGCAGGACACCATGAAGGTCATGCGACGTTTGAGCAAGGAAAACGTCAAGGAATTCGGGCGCAAGCTGGCTAAAAGCGCTCACGGCAACCCTCTCGCGGTGATGTCTTCAATCGCGGTTCAGATTGAAGCCTACACAAACATGATCGCGCCGGTGTGCGACGCGTTCAAGTACCTCACGCCTCTCGGGTACGACGTGTTAACATTCGTGATcatcgagaagctcgcggaaGGGAGGGAGAAACTCAAGGACGACGGTCAGAACGTGTCGTTGTGGCTCAGCGCTCTCGCCACCTTTTGCGGCCACCTCGCCAAGAAGTACAGCGCCATCGAGCTCAGCGCGCTGCTTCAGTACCTGGTCAACACCCTCAAGGATAACCAGAGCCTCGATCTGCTGGTACTGAAGGAGCTCATCACGCGTATGACGGGCAAGGAGTCCCTCGAGGACATGTCCGATGCCCAGGTTGAGGCCATGGCGGGCGGTGAGACGCTCAGGTCCGAGGCTATCAACTTCAACAACGACATGGCGCCCAAGGCGAGGGCCAAGGGCGTGGCCCGGCTGAAGGAGGCGTTGCAGAAGGGAACGCTGGGCGGGGACCCGCTCACGGTGCCTCTTCTCGTGCTCATCGCGCAAACGCGGCAGGCGATCATATTCAAGACCGACTCGAAGCATTTGAAGCTCGTTTCGCAGCTGTACGACGGGTGCCAGGAGACTTTCTTCCATTACTGCGACTTTTTGGAGCAGGCCTTCGATGACCAGGAGTATGCCGCCACCGTTCCCTCACTCAAAGCTCTGGTGCACGATTACGGGTTGGAGCCCGGCGTGGCGTTTCATATCTATCGACCCGTGTTGAGGCACCTCAaaccgcggccgacgccgagcaaGGACAAGAGCGTCGACGAGTGCAACGAATCCGTCGCGCTGGACATCGGCGGGGTGAAGATGACTTGGAAGGAACTCCTCGAGACTGTTCGCGGCATGCTCCCCGAGGAGACCTGGGCGGATATATCACCCGAGCTCTACCTCGCGTTCTGGTCGTTAACCCTGTACGACCTTTACGTGCCCCGCGCGAGGTACGAGGCCGAGGTGGACAAGTGccgagccgcgctcgacgtcctcgacaaTCAACGCGACTCCGGCACCAGGGATGAGCAGGCGAAGAgaaagaaggagaaggaccGTTTGAAGGACCTCATCGATAAGTTGCAGAAGGAACTGGACGCGCAGgaacgcgcggtggcggcgcgcacgaAGCGGCTCATGATCGAGAAGGATCAGTACCTTGTGGATTTGCCCAACCACGGCAACACCGTGGGCAGACTGGTGGAACAGTGCGTGTTCCCGCGCTGCGTTTTTTCACACGCGGATGCCATGTATTGCGCCAGATTTGTGGAACGACTGCACCTGCTGGATACGCCGTACTTCGCCACGGTGCAGCACTACAACCTCACGCTCACTGTCGTGGCGCAGCTCGTGTTCAGCTGCACGGAGTACGAGGCTGGCCGGCTAGGTAAGTTCCTCAACGAGACCCTCACCCAGTTGTCGGTGTGGAAGGGCGACGAAGCCACCTACGAAAAAGAGTGCACCGCGGTGAGCGGCTTCAACATGAAATTCGCGGATCCGTCGTCGAAGAAGGTTTCGTACGAGGAGTTCGTCAAGCTCGTGTACAAGTGGCACCTTCGCATCGCGAAGTCGTTCCTCTCGTGCCTGGAGGGTGACAACTACCTCGAGATTCGCAACTCGCTGATGGTGCTCACGAAGGTTGTCAAAGTTTTCCCGGCTATTTCCAGAATCGGGGCACACATTCTCCGTAAGGTGGAGAAGATCAAGGAaaacgacgagcgcggggacctGAAGACCATGGCGGCGCGATACCTGGCCATGTTGCAGCGGGAGAAGCCCGGGTGGAAGGCTGATAACCATTTCAACCCTTACTTACCCCCCGATCCGAAGGAGAAGGAAAAGGAGGAGAGGGAAcgcaaggcgaaggaggaggccgcgtccaagggtggcggcggatccaagcgcggccgcggcggcgacggcaaggGAGGCAAGGATGCCTCGCTCAACGCGGACGCTCAGGAATTCACGCCGGGCAAGGATAACGCCAAGAAGGAagagaagaagaaggacgagaGAAGCGACCGgaacgtccgcggcggatcctCGAAAACGTCCGACGCTTCCaacaagaaggacgacgtcgggagcaagggaagcggcggaggcggcggcggccggggcggcgacaGGGACCGGAACACGCGTGACGTGCGCGGTGGTTCCAAAGACACCGTCGATAATAAGGGTGCGGATAACAAGCGACGGAgagacgacgaccgcggagaGGACAACGGCGACAACAAGCGACCTCGAAAGTCGGAGGAtgtcagccgcggcggcggcgggcgcggacgcgggagggacgaggaacccccgccgcgcggcgggaggggcggcgggagggatACCAGcagggaccgcggcgggcaccAGGACGACCGCAGGACTGGAGGCGGGCGTAacgtccgaggaggaggaggtggaggcggtaGACCCGCCCCTCGAGGCAGACGGTAG